The DNA window gtaaaggacgtctgacagcgaggtaaaggacgtctgacggggaggtaaaggacgtctgacggggaggtaaagggccgtctgacggcgaggtaaaggacgtctgacagcgaggtaaaggacgtctgacggggaggtaaaggacgtctgacagcgaggtaaaggacgtctgacagcgaggtaaaggacgtctgacggggaggtaaagggccgtctgacggcgaggtaaaggacgtctgacggcgaggtaaaggacgtctgacggggaggtaaaggacgtctgacggggaggtaaaggACGTCTGACAGGGAGGTAAAGGacgtctgacggggaggtaaaggacgtctgacagcgaggtaaaggacgtctgacggggaggtaaaggacgtctgacagcgaggtaaaggacgtctgacagcgaggtaaaggacgtctgacggggaggtaaagggccgtctgacggcgaggtaaaggacgtctgacggcgaggtaaaggacgtctgacggggaggtaaaggacgtctgacggggaggtaaaggacgtctgacggggaggtaaaggacgtctgacggggaggtaaaggacgtctgacggggaggtaaagTACGTGtgacggggaggtaaagggccgtctgacggggaggtaaagggacgtctgacggggaggtaaagTATGTGtgacggggaggtaaagggccgtctgacggggaggtaaagggacgtctgacggggaggtaaaggacgtctgacggggaggtaaaggacgtctgacggggaggtaaaggacgtctgacagcgaggtaaagggccgtctgacggggaggtaaaggacgtctgacggggaggtaaagggccgtctgacggggaggtaaagggacgtctgacggggaggtaaagggccgtctgacggggaggtaaaggacgtctgacggggaggtaaagggacgtctgacggggaggtaaaggacgtctgacggggaggtaaaagacgtctgacggggaggtaaagggccgtctgacggggaggtaaaagacgtctgacggggaggtaaaggacatctgacggggaggtaaagtacgtctgacggggaggtaaagggccgtctgacggggaggtaaagggccgtctgacggggaggtaaaagacgtctgacggggaggtaaaggacgtctgacggggaggtaaagtacgtctgacggggaggtaaagggccgtctgacggggaggtaaaggacgtctgacggggaggtaaaggATGTCTAACGGGGAGGTAAAGGACGTCTAACGGggaggtaaagggccgtctAACGGGAGCAgcaggaaaacatattttagccacctaaaaaaatcattattagtttaagtgtacgctgtatttagaatattttctcccctttacctcgccgtcagacggctCTTTCTGTTATATCGCTGTCCTCAACCAGACTCCGTTCAGAAAACCAGTAatttgacctctcagaacacgggagcatacatacaaccccacaaaCATTTTGTTAGGTGTCTGAAACGCGTTTCTCTGCTGCTCCCGTTAAACACCGACTACGGAGAAGTAGCTCATTCAACCATACTGAGGAACGCCTGAACTGTCCTTTTAAGTTACAGGCCGTTTAGTTATCGTGGTGGAAACAGACGTATGAGCAGAACTCAGACCCAACATGACTGAGGAACACATGCCGTCCCGTATCCCGTGCTGCAGAACAACTGGACGCCGTGCCGCCGCGCTGCTGACTCACGTGGGGGATGAGATGGAGGAAGGCGTCGCCGCTCAGCGTGCCGACGGCCAGCGCCACCAGGAAGCTGAGCAGGAACTTGAAGAAAACTCTGTTCATGAGCGGGATGAGGACGACGCCGAGCAGCGACAGCAGGCTGATGACGGTGATGGAGACGAACCCTCCGACCCACGCTGCCAATCACAAAACACACCATCTAACGGGGACTTCTTCAcaaataatactatatatatatatatatacacagtgtatatatatatatatatatatgtatatgtttatgtatatatatacattatatacataaacatatacatatatatatatactgtatatatatctcaTATAAATACACTACAGATAtgaatgtatatgtgtatgAATGAACCTGTCTAATCACAGATTTACTCCACCTCACCTATTGCGATGTTTTTGCTGCCGTCTCCACCAGAGCGCTCCCTGTGGCCGTGGTCAGAGTTGTTGTGGTCTCCATGGTGACCGTGACCATGTTTATGGTCTAGAACTGGAAAGGAGAGCAATGAAATGAATCCGGTTTTATCACatcaaactaaatgaaatgtttGAATCGTTAGACAGCCCTGTTTATAATGTGTTGTTGAGGTATGAATAAAGGTTTCCTAACCTCTCTCCCCGTGCTCTGCGGCGCCGCCGTGCAGGATGCATGCTCCGCCATCGATCTGGTTGAGGAGGGCGGGGCAGAGGAAGCTGAAGTCAGCGAGGGTCATGCCCATTTCCTGAGTCATCCCGTGTGAGGAGAGGACGCTGGAGGCGTTCAGGCACTGCAGGTAAAACACAATAACTACACTCATTCAGGAAATACAGTGAAACATGCTGTTCATGaaaagatcactttcactgtctgttgctgctgtgaaccgcagatcagaaagtcacacaataacactaactaactaaccgacAGTAGACCAGCTACtctcctgttctgagaggtcaaattactgtttttgtgaatggagtctggtggctctaAAGACATATTATATACGGCTTCAgtcccccgtcagaaagggccgtctgatgtgaggtaaagggccgtctgacggcgaggtaaagggccgtctgatgtgaggtaaagggccgtctgacggcgaggtaaagggccgtctgacggcgaggtaaagggccgtctgacggggaggtaaagggccgtctgacggggaggtaaagggccgtctgacggggaggtaaagggccgtctgatgcgaggtaaagggccgtctgacggcgaggtaaagggccgtctgacggggaggtaaagggccgtctgacggggaggtaaagggccgtctgacggggaggtaaagggccgtctgatgcgaggtaaagggccgtctgacggcgaggtaaagggccgtctgacggggaggtaaagggccgtctTACGGCGAcgtaaagggccgtctgatgcgaggtaaagggccgtctgatgcgaggtaaagggccgtctgatgcgaggtaaagggccgtctgacggcgaggtaaagggccgtctgatgCGAGGTAAAGGgacgtctgacggcgaggtaaagggccgtctgatgcgaggtaaagggccgtctgacggggaggtaaagggccgtctgacggggaggtaaagggccgtctgacggggaggtaaagggccgtctgatgcgaggtaaagggccgtctgacggcgaggtaaagggccgtctgatgcgaggtaaagggccgtctgacggcgaggtaaaggggtgaaaatattctaaatacagcgtacacttaGACTCAttattttaggtgtctaaaatccgtttgtctgctgctcccgtccacagccgctttacctcgctgtcagacaacccgttctgacggggaacttttatatcgctctcttcaaaccCACCAGACTCCATAACAAAACCAGTCATtgtacctctcagaacacgggagagtaaactaaccctttcagttatttccaaacttatcACAGCTAACGTcactttaaacattttaaaactaccaGCTGTAAATGAGAAGCTGATGTCGTACCTCTACACCGGCCATGCTTCGGTTGCGAGGAAGATCCTGGTTCATGTGGTTGTGATCGTGGTCGTCCCGGCTGACTACAGCTGCCGGCGTCTGGCTCTCAGTGACCAGTCTGGCAGCAGACGCCCTGGTGGTCTCACCCCCTGCAGGACTGGGTTGGTCCAGGCTGCCGTCTTGGCTCTTGTGAACTTCATCTGGTTTCACCATCAGCTGGGCGCTGTACGCCGCCGTCGCCGCGGTCTTCTTGTCGTGCAGGTTGTGGTGACTGTCCTGATCTTTGGAGACTTCAGAGGCCTTTGGAAACTTTCCGGGCTGTGGTGGTTCGCCGTGTTTCTGGTGATTCGAGTCGTTGCTATGGAGATGGTGGTGATGTTGGTGGTGGccgtggtgatgatgatggtggtggtgatcgTGGTGGCCTGGTTGCTCATGGTGTTGCACCATAACAGTCCTGATGCGATCCAAGCCCACGTTCTGTAAGAGACGCTTTAAACCGGCCAGAGAGATGCTGCCGTTTTCTCCGTACCTGTTCGGTTGAACACCGTTAATCACCGTTAAACAACAATGATTCACCCGTCTATGTACAAAACTACCGCCACCAGGACTATTCTCATTTATCGCTCCAGTATTTATGACCGTCCGAAGGGAGTTTACTGCTATTTATGTTCTAATTATTTAGATCTAACTGGAtacaatcatttcatttttaaacttttatcacacacaacaaaatgaTTGCACTGTGATTATCGTGCAGATTTTTGGGATTTAAAGCTaaaaattcacatttattttcattatgttttgtttttttcccagttaACTGTTAAATAATCAGAAACACAATAAATCTCAAATATTTACAGTTCTGCTGTAACctctatttaattatttttgtttaaatattttatttaattatattcatattatttcattatttttatattctgtttttttttactcttttgtaAATGTACACAGTATGTACTCTGTATTTATCCTGTGTTGCTGggaatctggtgtgtgaatttattttattcatttatgattatcattactatttatttatttatttattcatttatctctattcataaatttaaaaaaaaaattgattttatttataagtttatttatttttattttctattatcattaatattaatttatttgtattcataaatttaaaaaaatcatgatatattttattttatcatttttatttatttattatcattactatttatttatttatttatgttattcataaattaaaaaatatatattataatttagattttataatttttattcatttaattatttagttatatttatttattattatcattactatttattattcataaattaaaaaacgtatatttttattttataatttgcatttatttaattatttagttatatttatttattattatcattactatttatttattcttattcataaatttaaaaaaaatatattatatttttattttattatttttttattattattactttctctcctttgtttttgattaatctgttttcaatttaaagttactatctattaaatgtacatattattttatttgttgtggtttaggttgttgtagtatttttttgtagtcttaaggaaacaatagaaaataaaaaataataaacacctAGCAAACGTCAGCAAAGCCCCGCTGATGAAGCGTGATTTCATCTTTCAGTGTTTAGTGGTGTAAATCAGAGCAAGCGACCGGTAAACTCTATGTTGTGGGTTATTATTAACTGACAGGAGCTCACCTGTTGAACAGAGCCTCCAGGTGTTCCCTCCGGCTCAGCTCGGCTCTGTGGGAGTCGACCACCGCCGACAGCAAACGCACCGCGCCGCTCGTCTCCGTGGCGGGCGGGCTGCAGTCTGAACCGGCCGACCCGTCGCCGCCGGACAAACTCACGCCGACGAGTAACATCAACACCAACATCGTCTCTGCCGGGAAACAAGTCAGAATATCATGACAGCAGCCTCATCTTTAGTGatatactttatatttaaagtattcattgtgacgtaaaatgtacttaagtacttaaagtcatactatactagcagtactacctcatactatactagtagtacaacctaatactatactagtagtacaacctcatactacactagtagtGCAACTTCATACTAtggtacaacctcatactatactagtagtacaacctcattatatactagtagtactacctaatactatactagtagtataacctcatactatactagtaatacaacctcatactacactagtagtactacctcatactatactagcagtacaacctcatactacactagtagtactacctcatactacactagtagtacaacctcatactgacATACAAACCGtcacatactactgaggaacgcagtactATGTACTGTGTactactgcgttcctcagtgaAAACACAgcgttgttgttgtctgtttgtttactttataagaaaGGAAATAAAGCCTCTGGTCTACAGCCCGGTCTGCCCCGGTCTGTCTCCCGGTCTGTCCCGGTCTGTCCCGGTCTGTGTCCCGGTCTGTCCCGGTCTGTCCCGGTCTGTCTCCCGGTCTGTCCCGGTCTGTCCCGGTCTGTGTCCCGGTCTGTCCCGGTCTGTCCCGGTCTGTCCCGGTCTCTGTCCCGGTCTGTCCCGGTCTGTCCCGGTCTCTGTCCCGGTCTGTCCCGGTCTCTGTCCCGGTCTGTCCCGGTCTCTGTCCCGGTCTGTCCCGGTCTGTCCCGGTCTCTGTCCCGGTCTGTCTCCCGGTCTGTCCCGGTCTGTCCCGGTCTGTgtggagctccagcagctcatagcggtgTCTCTGAGCAGGACTACCCGGCTGAGAGGCAGCGACTCCGGCAGGCAGCTGGCTGGGGCCAcgggcagtttgtggagcttctaaactcacacagcagcagaacagATGTTGGGTTCGGTTCGGTTGGGTTCGGTTGGGTTCGGTTGGGTTCGGctcggttcggttcggttcggttgGGTTGGGTTCGGTTGGGTTCGGTTCGGTTGGGTTCGGTTGGGTTCGGTTCGGCTCGGTTCGGCTCGGTTCGGTTgggttcggttcggttcggcTCTAACCTCTGGAACGGCCGATATTAATAATCCACTGTGGCGGTGCAGcgcgttgcattgtgggatacagcaGACTGCACGTTATATCCCGGGCAGTGTGACATCCGGGTATTTCTGCCAGGCCGGACTTtctgcttttgttcgcatactatATTCTACATTTTGTCCAAATCAGTACTACCAGCAGAGTACGCGGTTTATATACAGCCCCCGTGGAGGTAAACAGTACCACGTT is part of the Sebastes umbrosus isolate fSebUmb1 chromosome 12, fSebUmb1.pri, whole genome shotgun sequence genome and encodes:
- the slc39a6 gene encoding zinc transporter ZIP6 isoform X1, with amino-acid sequence MLVLMLLVGVSLSGGDGSAGSDCSPPATETSGAVRLLSAVVDSHRAELSRREHLEALFNRYGENGSISLAGLKRLLQNVGLDRIRTVMVQHHEQPGHHDHHHHHHHHGHHQHHHHLHSNDSNHQKHGEPPQPGKFPKASEVSKDQDSHHNLHDKKTAATAAYSAQLMVKPDEVHKSQDGSLDQPSPAGGETTRASAARLVTESQTPAAVVSRDDHDHNHMNQDLPRNRSMAGVECLNASSVLSSHGMTQEMGMTLADFSFLCPALLNQIDGGACILHGGAAEHGERVLDHKHGHGHHGDHNNSDHGHRERSGGDGSKNIAIAWVGGFVSITVISLLSLLGVVLIPLMNRVFFKFLLSFLVALAVGTLSGDAFLHLIPHSQGGHHHAHHEDSGMDVGGHHHPAHDEPEENLDAVWKGLTALSGVYVMFLIEHFLTLGKMYKDKKQKQKKWDQNDKADPEKQPALEENDLKPAEDVETNGGGMFGDHSSDLHDSSVAEEEQVMLAPQVSVVSPQGYGGASGSAAAYTAEDCENKCHSHFHDTVGQADSMHHHHHDYHHILHHHHSQNHHPHSHSHSYSEEHFQQAGVATLAWMVIMGDGLHNFSDGLAIGAAFSEGLSSGLSTSVAVFCHELPHELGDFAVLLKAGMTVRQAILYNVLSAMMAYLGVVIGILIGHYAENISMWIFALTAGLFMYVALVDMVPEMLHNDAGDHGFSHCGFFLLQNAGILLGFCIMLLIAIFEHKILLDLGD
- the slc39a6 gene encoding zinc transporter ZIP6 isoform X2, encoding MLVLMLLVGVSLSGGDGSAGSDCSPPATETSGAVRLLSAVVDSHRAELSRREHLEALFNRYGENGSISLAGLKRLLQNVGLDRIRTVMVQHHEQPGHHDHHHHHHHHGHHQHHHHLHSNDSNHQKHGEPPQPGKFPKASEVSKDQDSHHNLHDKKTAATAAYSAQLMVKPDEVHKSQDGSLDQPSPAGGETTRASAARLVTESQTPAAVVSRDDHDHNHMNQDLPRNRSMAGVECLNASSVLSSHGMTQEMGMTLADFSFLCPALLNQIDGGACILHGGAAEHGERVLDHKHGHGHHGDHNNSDHGHRERSGGDGSKNIAIAWVGGFVSITVISLLSLLGVVLIPLMNRVFFKFLLSFLVALAVGTLSGDAFLHLIPHSQGGHHHAHHEDSGMDVGGHHHPAHDEPEENLDAVWKGLTALSGVYVMFLIEHFLTLGKMYKDKKQKKKWDQNDKADPEKQPALEENDLKPAEDVETNGGGMFGDHSSDLHDSSVAEEEQVMLAPQVSVVSPQGYGGASGSAAAYTAEDCENKCHSHFHDTVGQADSMHHHHHDYHHILHHHHSQNHHPHSHSHSYSEEHFQQAGVATLAWMVIMGDGLHNFSDGLAIGAAFSEGLSSGLSTSVAVFCHELPHELGDFAVLLKAGMTVRQAILYNVLSAMMAYLGVVIGILIGHYAENISMWIFALTAGLFMYVALVDMVPEMLHNDAGDHGFSHCGFFLLQNAGILLGFCIMLLIAIFEHKILLDLGD